Within Staphylococcus sp. NRL 16/872, the genomic segment CACACCGAAATGACGTTTAAATCCTGATTCCACTAAATCTCCAAGTTGACCAAACATACTTAAAATTATTGTTACTAGTAATAATAACCAAATGTTTAAATGAAAATCAACGAAAAATAGCATAACTAATGGCACAATTAAGCTACAAATCAACCCACCAATAAAACCTTCAATGGTTTTATTAGGGCTGATGACAGGCCATAATTTATGTTTCCCCATTAAACGGCCAAATATATATGCGCCTGTATCAGTTAACCATACAACTAAAAATGCATAAAGTATATAATGCAAGCCATCTTCACGTGTAGCATAAAAGTACATAAAGCCAATGCCTACATACGCAACTGACATTAAGCAAAAAGCTGCATCCATAAAACTAAATCTATTCTTAGACAGTACAGTATAACTTAATAATATAAAGCTCATTGCGATTAAACTTTTTAATTGCACATCATTGACCCATTGGCCAGCATCTTGTGGCAACATGATAATAATTAATGCTAACGCACTAAAAATACCTGGAATAGAAAGCAATTTTATCATGTTCATATTCAATAGTTCTTTTAATGCAATTAAAGCCAACAAGTACGCAAATAACATTAAAATAGTTCCACCTTTTAATAAAATAGGTAGAAATACAATTAAAGCAATAATTGCGGTTAAAGTTCTAACTTTCATACGCTACTCCTTACTTAATCCTCCAAATCGTCTTTGACGAGATTGGTATATTTTTAAACATTTTTTAAATTCCTCAGCATCAAAATCTGGCCATAACTTCTCATTAAATATAAATTCACTATAAGAAGATTGCCAAATTAAAAAATTACTAATGCGTTGTTCACCAGAAGTGCGAATTAATAATTCAGGATCTGGGTAGGGATGCGTCATTAAATGTTTCGATATCATTGTTTCGTCGATGTCATTACTATCCTGACCATTATTTTGAAGCTCATCATAAATTGATTTCATACTTTGAACAATTTCAGCTCGTCCACCATAATTAATGGCAAATATTAATTTCAAACCTGTATTATCTTTTGTTTTCTCTTTTGCATATTCAATAGCATCAATGGTTGATTGAGGCACTGCCTCTAAAAAACCAATTGTTTCAATTTGTACATTTTTTTCTATTAGTTCTGGTAGAAAAGTTTTTAAAAAATTAACAGGTAAATTCATGATATAATTAACTTCATTTTCAGGTCTAGACCAATTTTCCGTTGAAAAAGCGTATAAAGTTAAGTATTTAATACCTAAGTTGCTTGCTTCACGCGTTACTTTTTTTATCGTTTGCATACCTTCATAATGACCTTTAATTCTAGGCATTTTACGCTTTTTAGCCCAACGTCCATTTCCGTCCATGATAATCGCTACATGTTCAGGTAAATTATGTAAATCTAAATCATCGTTATGAGTGATTTTAGTCTTATTTCTTTGTATTAGCTTTTTAAACATGGTCTTTCCTCCGAGCCTGATCATCTCTGTTATATTATATGAGTTATTTAAGAAATCATCTATCATTTTATCATACTCGATAATGGCATTGAATAAGCAAATTAAAAAACTGTACCAAAGTCTGAATTGGCACAGTTTAGACTAAAATGATTATTGTACTATCATAATTAATAATACGGTAAATTCACAATTTATATGAATAATTAAACGTTATTAATATTCTAAATTATACAGACATGATATCTTTTTCTTTATCTTCTACTAATTGATCAATTTCTTTAATAGAATTATCAGTCGCTTTTTGAACATCTTCAGTTTGGCTTCTTAAGTCATCTTCAGTAATATCGCCATTTTTTTCATCTTTTTTCAATTGATCGTTAATGTCACGGCGAATGTTACGGATTGAAACTTTAGCGTCTTCACCAATTTTCTTCACGTTTTTAACTAATTCTTTACGACGCTCTTCTGTTAATGCAGGCACAGTAATACGAATTACTTCACCGTCACTTGTTGGATTAACACCTAAGTTAGCAGCAATAATTGCTTTTTCGATATCAGCAACAGATGTTTTATCATATGGAGAGATAACTAACAAACGTGCTTCAGGCACATTAATGCTAGCTAATTGTTGTACAGGTGTTGGTGCACCATAATAATCAACAGTTACGCCATTTAATAAATTAGAGTTAGCTCTACCTGCACTGATGTTCGCTAATTCGCGTGATAAGTTTTCGATAGATTTGTTCATTCTAGCTTTAGTATCTTGGATAATATCACTCATGTTTTACACCTCAAATTATTTAGTAATTAAAGTACCGATTTTTTCTCCCATTACTGCACGTTTAATATTTCCTTCTTCCATGATTGAGAAGACATTTAGTGGAATATTATTGTCCATACAGAATGAAGAAGCAGTTGAATCCATAACTTGTAATCCTTCTTGTAACATTTGGATATGAGTTAAATGATCATATTTCACTGCATTTTTATCAACTTTAGGATCAGCTGAATATACGCCATCTACATTATTTTTACCCATTAAAATAACATCAGCTTCAACCTCTGCTGCACGTAATGCTGCAGTAGTATCTGTAGAGAAGTATGGGTTACCAATACCAGCCGCAAAAATAACCACACGTTTTTTCTCTAAGTGTCTAATTGCACGACGTCGGATGTAAGGTTCTGCAACTTGTTTCATTTCAATTGAAGTTAATACACGAGTGTCACAGTCTAATTGTTCAAGGCTATCTTGTAAAGCAAGTGCATTCATTACAGTTGCTAACATACCCATATAATCCGCTGTACCACGGTCCATACCTAAATCGCTACCAGTTTTACCTCTCCAGATATTGCCACCGCCAACAATTACAGCAATTTCACAATCCATTTTAGCTACTTCAGCTACTTGTTCAGCTACGCTTTTAATAATCATTGGATTAATTCCAAAGCCTTTATCTCCTGCAAGTGCCTCACCGCTAAGTTTTAAGACTACACGTTTATATTTAGAAGTTTGCGCCATTGTTTTTTCCTCTCTATTGTAAAAATATGTAATATATACAAGTAAAGAAGACACGAACGCGTCTTCTAAGATAAAGTAGGTACTTTATCTAATAGAAAAACTCAAAGGTGCCTTCTTTCTTGTTTAGTAATGTTGAAAGATTATTTCATTTGTCCTTTAACTTCGTCAGCAAAGTTTTCTTCACGTTTTTCCATACCTTCGCCTACTTCATAACGTACGAAGTCAACAAGTTTACCACCTTTAGATTTTAAGAAGGCTTCAACTGTTTGGTCTGGATCTTTAACGAAGTTTTGATCAACTGCACAAATTTCTTGAAGATATTTACGTAAACGTCCTTCAACCATTTTTTCAACGATATTTTCAGGTTTACCTTCATTTAATGCTTGTTGTTTTAATACTTCTTTTTCGTGGCTGATTTCTTCTTCACTTACTTGATCAGATGAAACATATTTAGGGTTGATTGCTGCGATGTGCATTGCAACGTCTTTAGCTGCTTCTTCATCAGTTGTACCTTCAACAACAGTTAACACACCAATACGTCCACCCATGTGTAAGTATGCACCGAATGCATCGTTGTCTGATTTAGTTCTGATAGCAAAACGGCGAATACTTAATTTTTCACCGATAGTTGAGATAGCTTCTTTCATTCTTTCATCAACTGTTTGACCACTTGATAATTTAGTTTCTAATAAAGCTTCAACTGTTTCAGCTTTGCTTTCAAGAACTTGGTTAGCAATTTCTTTTACTAATTCTTGGAAACCTTCATTACGAGCAACGAAGTCTGTTTCAGAGTTGATTTCAACGATTGCAGCTTCATTACCTTTTACTTCAACGTGTACTAAACCTTCTGCTGCGATACGGTCAGCTTTTTTAGCTGCTTTAGCGATACCTTTTTCACGTAAGTAATCAATCGCTTTA encodes:
- the pyrH gene encoding UMP kinase; amino-acid sequence: MAQTSKYKRVVLKLSGEALAGDKGFGINPMIIKSVAEQVAEVAKMDCEIAVIVGGGNIWRGKTGSDLGMDRGTADYMGMLATVMNALALQDSLEQLDCDTRVLTSIEMKQVAEPYIRRRAIRHLEKKRVVIFAAGIGNPYFSTDTTAALRAAEVEADVILMGKNNVDGVYSADPKVDKNAVKYDHLTHIQMLQEGLQVMDSTASSFCMDNNIPLNVFSIMEEGNIKRAVMGEKIGTLITK
- a CDS encoding phosphatidate cytidylyltransferase, translating into MKVRTLTAIIALIVFLPILLKGGTILMLFAYLLALIALKELLNMNMIKLLSIPGIFSALALIIIMLPQDAGQWVNDVQLKSLIAMSFILLSYTVLSKNRFSFMDAAFCLMSVAYVGIGFMYFYATREDGLHYILYAFLVVWLTDTGAYIFGRLMGKHKLWPVISPNKTIEGFIGGLICSLIVPLVMLFFVDFHLNIWLLLLVTIILSMFGQLGDLVESGFKRHFGVKDSGRILPGHGGILDRFDSFMFVLPLLNILLIQI
- a CDS encoding isoprenyl transferase, translating into MFKKLIQRNKTKITHNDDLDLHNLPEHVAIIMDGNGRWAKKRKMPRIKGHYEGMQTIKKVTREASNLGIKYLTLYAFSTENWSRPENEVNYIMNLPVNFLKTFLPELIEKNVQIETIGFLEAVPQSTIDAIEYAKEKTKDNTGLKLIFAINYGGRAEIVQSMKSIYDELQNNGQDSNDIDETMISKHLMTHPYPDPELLIRTSGEQRISNFLIWQSSYSEFIFNEKLWPDFDAEEFKKCLKIYQSRQRRFGGLSKE
- the tsf gene encoding translation elongation factor Ts, which codes for MAISAKLVKELRERTGAGMMDCKKALTETDGDIDKAIDYLREKGIAKAAKKADRIAAEGLVHVEVKGNEAAIVEINSETDFVARNEGFQELVKEIANQVLESKAETVEALLETKLSSGQTVDERMKEAISTIGEKLSIRRFAIRTKSDNDAFGAYLHMGGRIGVLTVVEGTTDEEAAKDVAMHIAAINPKYVSSDQVSEEEISHEKEVLKQQALNEGKPENIVEKMVEGRLRKYLQEICAVDQNFVKDPDQTVEAFLKSKGGKLVDFVRYEVGEGMEKREENFADEVKGQMK
- the frr gene encoding ribosome recycling factor, whose product is MSDIIQDTKARMNKSIENLSRELANISAGRANSNLLNGVTVDYYGAPTPVQQLASINVPEARLLVISPYDKTSVADIEKAIIAANLGVNPTSDGEVIRITVPALTEERRKELVKNVKKIGEDAKVSIRNIRRDINDQLKKDEKNGDITEDDLRSQTEDVQKATDNSIKEIDQLVEDKEKDIMSV